The sequence below is a genomic window from Bactrocera neohumeralis isolate Rockhampton chromosome 4, APGP_CSIRO_Bneo_wtdbg2-racon-allhic-juicebox.fasta_v2, whole genome shotgun sequence.
GGCAATTGGTAAAGTATCATTAagtgaatatttatattaaacaacACCCATCCCGGAACAATTTTagttctcaaaaacgcttgagaaaaCTAGTATATCTTCCTCAGCCACCGAATCAGTGTCTTGTTAACTACCACTCGTACTTAGACTCCGTAGGTTTGGAGCATTTTGCGGCCCCGCTGTCACATCGTTAAGCACAAAATGCCATTTACGCAATCGACTTAGTAAATATTgatgcgatgaccatcaacacaCGAGTGTGAAACAGATTCACCGTGAAGGATATTAACAAACAAAgcccgaaaaaaatttaaatgtccCTCAcaccttatacatatatatgtacatatttctgttGTCATGGCataatatagatatagatatatgaAACGGTGTGTAAACTTTGGCTGTatgtttttgatttctttatttgttgctttttcagCGAATTACAATTTTTAGCCGGCCTTCGCCTTACAATCCTGTCCATAATATCACGTCAACGGGGAATAATTCTTTGCTCACATTCCAATGGTATACTCGTATAAAATATGATACTTCAATTTCATTCTGGTTAATTATTTCTCCTTCTGAGTAGAAGTTTTCAGTAATGGCCTGCAGATGAATTGAATCAAGAGATTTGTAGTTTCAGTAGGATCTAAGAAGATTTAGACAAGTAGCAAATAGAATCGGTTCTTCAGTATCATCGTATGTAAAATCTGTTGAACTTAAACATATTTTCTCACTTTAAAAGGTTGAATACATTCAAAATCTACGAAAGACAAAACTCTAACGATTTATACGTCcattaattgttattattaatgtcattaattacagggtttgtccggaaagtaagacaactgattttctttcgccgagaatgtacttcggagcgtgcgcgcaccgactgaaTTCGGTAGAGAGCATTTTACGTGGAagttctcaagagactcaaatgaAGATCAATAGGGTCTGAAAAGAAATCGACTTTCGTGTGGATAGCTTCCGCAGCCGCCATACGGTCCAGTTCCAGTCCAAGCCTTTGTGATATAATGAAACCTGCATTCTGCATTCTTCTTGATGTAAATATCATTTGTATCTTTCATCAGCGATTTTCTACCTCTGCATGCAAATATTGTAACTCAATTGCACTTAAAGTACTGCCGTTCCATTAATTATGGTTCCGcatgtaaatatgcatgtaaGTGGATCAGCGTCATTCGCGCGCCTGCATAAAGTGGAGTTCAATATgaagactttttttttaaaaaaaacgcataaaatttgcaaaatctcatcggttttttgacatttactttttgaagataatttcatttaaatgttgaccgcggctgcgtcttaggtggtccattcggaaagtccaattttgggcaacttttttcgagcatttggagcccgaatttcttcggaaatgttgtcttccaaagctggaatagttgctggcttatttctgtagactttagacttgacgtagccccacatgatcttggtggccaacttacgggtccatttcttgagatgaattgttctccgaagttttccctcaaaatggccatagaatcgcgagctgttgGCATgtgccatcttgttgaaaccacatgaccaaccagttcttccatttttggcaacaaaaagtttgttagcatcgaacgatagcgatcgccattcaccttgatgcatctttgaaaaaatacggtccatgATTTGTATGCATGGGCAGTtcacggcttctggttgctcttcaaaTGCGCAATTTTCTACCATTCAACCAGCAAATGAGCctcattgaacaaaatttgtcgataaaaaagcggattttctgcaaCTTAAAGCCCATTCACTGAAAttgacgttgtggcagatcgtttccagttcttgcacgagctgtattttatacggttttacaccaagatctttgcgtaaaatcttatgcgaacggcgacgaatcgacatttcacggtcttcagccacactctcagaaatgcatagtgcgaaacttggtcacaatggATCagcttggtcgattatgtagaccataaatcgcgCGCCATTTGCAtaatttggtaataaaattcatttatgcCGCTAAAGGATaagagcatctttctctttgacacccgACGAGCAgttcaaaaaatcacccgatacattcGGACAAGGCAGTTAAAATGAAGATATAACAAGTgaatgaagaagaagatgtataAAACAGGTAATCATTATATAACAGTTAACATATATTGTGCCgtttttattctttttgctTGTTCACGCGGACAAAAGCGTGTTGTGAATCCGTCAAAAGTGGATAACTTCTGCCAGCTTTATCTTCGCATACTTTACCCCTACCTTCGCCTTAACTGTGCTCCTCACACACCGATCAATCGAGATATGTATCACTTACATCCATAAGCGCAAAGTTGATTGGCGGATACAATTACTTGCATTACGTTTTTGTTATGCAGCGACCAGTCGCATGACGCGAATGTCAATAGTCGTGCGTCAGCAATGGGGTTTTTGGTTTGTGTAAAGACCACTCTGTAGCAAACACCATTTGTCAATGACGATCCAGCAAGCGGACTGCTGCTGTTATATTGTGCTGCAGGTAGCAACCCCTACCACAAGTTTCTGAATAAGATGGTGCCTATCAGTGACTCTGTAGAGTGCTTTAAATGTCCTGTTGGTTTAATAAAATACCCATTTAAGGTAAATGAGCTTATAGCTTTCCATTTCTTATAAAGGAACACTTCGGGAAGCtaaattattaaacaataaGTAAAGGCAACGGAAACTGTTGGTGAACTTAATTACGTTAGTGAATATacagtatttttattataaatacatattggcAAATTTTCTTTCTAACCCTTTCTTTctcttggtatctcgaattggcgccaaaatgCGGAACGAAGAAATAAcaggcgtgctgttgttaactagtaaagaagaagaagctataTTTGGAGTCGCCTATCATATtataatttggttttaaaagcGTAACTAATATGTGAAAGGTTGATAAAATTGCCCTAtaaaaattacactttttaaTCTCGTCACAGCTGTTATATAAATCTGCAACGGCAATGAGGACAGTTTAGATTAGTGAATAGATTAAGGAGTTATACGCAgataagattttcaaaaaatcaattttttattttttcttaatgtactatatatatgtatatttaagaatacacagaAACCAGCATATTGTATTGGTAAATGTATTCGAAATTACACGCAAATTTGCAAGTTAAAGCCAAACAttcaacgcgtttttctcaaaatggtgttttcaaagtcggtgactaACATTACACGAAAACGGCTAAATCAATTATTCTCAAATTTTGGCACGaactttacaaatatattaGTAATTAATAGAAGGTTTTTAGTCACCGATAAAGATGTCAAAATTCGATTTAGTGGTCACGAAAACGTCTTCCTTAAGAGGAGCGCCCGGAAATCGGCTATAGTTCTTaccaaataaatacttttactaAGACTTAGTCTTAAatgatttaaacaaatttctacaaaatttgtagatcaataaatttgaaagtcttttccaaaaaaaatcctcTAAAATTCACTTCTTTCCGTCCTTTTATCTGTATGACCTTTCAAATATAATCTAATCACTTCATCGGACCTCGGCATAAGTGTAACAATGAAATTTAGAGATTTAAAagctcattaattttttttgaatacgaaatattttaaacattaattttttattattaaacaaattcataaaatttggtcCGATTGTGTTTGTACataacttaattaaaaagtgaaaactcaagaaaatagcattttttaaataaagttccATTCTGAGATGAAACCTTTATTAGCTTAATTGTTCTAAAACATATCCTAGAATTAAGAGATAGCCAAAAATGGAAAAGCTACAAAGAGATTAATAATTTAAGAGCTCATAGGAACTTTGCTTCGAAGTGAAAAGGGTTAAAGGTAATTTAAGTAAGAAGCAAACAAAAGAGTTatggagaaaattatttaatattgccAATTTTCGCAATTAGatttaaagctttaaaatttttaaatcagttAACAGACTATTATTCAGCTCACATATGCACTCCTGCACCGTAAAACTCACCCAAGTAGGGGAAGACGGGGTACATTTGACACTTTCATTTAAAAGTCCTTTATTTtctaccaaatataatataattttaaatgagtTACAGCTTTAAAAGCACCAGGGTTTGGATACTTAGTAATGAAagtaaaaagttggaaaaacactcaaagctattttttatttgaaattaaaaaataattcataatttgTCAAATGTCCCCCACTAAGGTTCACATATGTGAGAGATTTTAAGCAAGACAATACGCTTAAAATCtctcacatacacatatttacaataaattatttgttgtgcGAATGCAGCAGTATTAGTGCTGTTGTGCTCATGgtgaaaatacataaaaaatgcaCGAACGCATAACAAGACagtgcacaacaacaataaaggtTAAAAAAGAGTGATATGTGAATAgaagcaaataaagaaaaataaataataaaactgagTAAAAGCTGAGTAAAAAGCTAACAACAAAACCAATGCCATATCAGGCGTCAGcacataaataaaaaccaaacatacacacatatttgtgAACTTCTCAGCGCGCACATTAGGTGAATCGATTTCAGGTATATATGATGGCGAAAAGATATATGtctattagggtgtccgttatttcccgGTCGCCGAAGTTAAAATCTTGTCccatatataatgtataacaTAGCGCTTTTTGATATTATACATTAAGTAAGTAAATGTAACACTTCGGTAAAcgatattgtgaaaattttgctGCTATGCAAAAcaaatcttaatatttttttttaaatattccttTAATACGTAATTAAACAATATATCAAATAACCTGAGCATTTATAGCAgcgaattatacattttgtgttactcatacgacatggtgtactgtatATTTGATGTATAAATTTGACtacatataacttttgaaaaaacgTTTGTACGCAAAAAATTGTCTGAACCTTTTTTGTAGggcgaacatttttttatttagttgttagtttataaaatttgtggACTTATTTGCTTtcgagataaaaaaaattatggcaaaagCACATGTTTAATTTACTCACCTTGCTGGCCAACCACACTttcttttaaaaccaaaatgcaCCAGATTCCAAAGAatcgttataaaaaataataaaatgcacttagaaaataataaatgtgtttttaaaatgttttaaaaatttaagttcgagttacaatgtatgtatgttatatatataaatgtacaaaaTGAGCAAACGCGGCTACAAATTGCCAAACAGTAGTTCTTTTGAAAACGttaaatagatatatatatacacaaacggGTACTTAGCGGAAAGAACCGGGATGCTGCGAAAAGCGGAGGTGTTGCTCGATCGACGTCGTAACGAAAAAAGGTGCGCGAGCGCCTTTCTCTTGTCTTTTTGTTCTAATTAGAACGTAGAACGTCATCGCGTTttggtgcatgtgcgtgtgtgtgtgttaatgtgaTTTGGTGTGGTGAAATTATGTAAATCTGATGCGACGTcgctactcatttagccatcccggcccccctaggcgagtaTTTAGCCTAGAAGCCGCTGTAGCTGCTGTAGCGTAGCTACAACGCTGCTGAGGCCTGTTGACCGCCGGGATTGCGGCCTAAGCTGATGGCGCCGTGTTGACGTTGTCCGGTTTTGGCGCCAGGAACGAGATTCTGCTGGAGAGTGTCCACGCCGGCGATAAGCCGTCACAGGCGTTCTTTGAGAACGCCTGACGTTACCGCTGGTGCGAGGAGCCGGTGGTCGCCCGGAGTCGCGTCTGGTAGTGCGGTGCAACAGCGTATGGTGAGCCCGCACACAGATTTGGCAACGATTATTTGATGGGCACTCCTGAGTTGCATGGGAAGTTGCCAGACAATTCAGGCAATACCCGTGCGCCTGTGCCACCTGCTGGCGTTGCATCGGCGGCATGCCTTTGAAGATACCGCAGTGCGATAGCCGATGCGGGCGGCGGCATAGTGGACAACGAATTCGTTGCAGATCCGCTGGTAATGCTGGCGTGCTTTGACGCGGAGTCGTTGTCGCGGTGGCGCCTGTTGTTGTTCGAGGCGCTGCCGGTGCCATGTTGGTCCGGGGTGCTGCTATTGGGGCAGCTTCGGAGCGAGGGGCGGAAACTGCCGAGCGCATGGTTGGCGTTGACGATGATGCCATATCCACGTCCATATTACTCTGTGAGAGAAATGAtgatattagaaatatattGTGAAATTTACTATAATATTGTCTTTtgtgccacgatatgtggcatgaatagGATGTCATTTTTTTATCAGACAT
It includes:
- the LOC126754611 gene encoding uncharacterized protein LOC126754611 — translated: MDVDMASSSTPTMRSAVSAPRSEAAPIAAPRTNMAPAAPRTTTGATATTTPRQSTPALPADLQRIRCPLCRRPHRLSHCGIFKGMPPMQRQQVAQAHGYCLNCLATSHATQECPSNNRCQICVRAHHTLLHRTTRRDSGRPPAPRTSGNVRRSQRTPVTAYRRRGHSPAESRSWRQNRTTSTRRHQLRPQSRRSTGLSSVVATLQQLQRLLG